The Haematobia irritans isolate KBUSLIRL chromosome 1, ASM5000362v1, whole genome shotgun sequence DNA segment tgtcaaaattttatttctatagaaaattttgtcaaaattttatttctagagaaaattttgttaaaattttattcggttcataataaaattttcatcattgtcaaaagtttatttctatagaaaattttgtcaaaattgtatttctatagaaaattttgtgcaaattttatttggttcataatcatggttgccactcgagccaaatataatctaccaagattttatttctatagaaaattttgtcacaagtttatttctatagaaaattttgttaaaattttatttctgtagaaatttttgtcaaaattttctttctatagaaaattttgtcaaaatttttatttatatagataattttgtgaaaattttatttctatagaaaattttgttaaaattttatttctatagaaaattttgttaaaattttatttctgtagaaaattttgtcaaaattttatgtgtactttgtcaaactgaattatatacgtattggatcgatcttttttgatttaatatataccacgtatggacttacatacaatttagaagatggtgttaggaggttttaagataccttgccatcggcaagcattaccgcaacttaagtaattcgattgtggatggcagtgtttagaagaagtttctacgcaatccatgatggagggttcataagcttcgacctggccgaacttacggccgtatatacttgttttctatacttTTAATTCATATCTAAcgactgataaatcataaatacacttttgcgaagttgcccaaaaatggcttcatatttaaatgttgccCATATTTCTAGTAACACTGgtttccaccccagggcatttgccgacataaattttaagtctacactaaaaaaagtgaactctctatttcacttaagccagtttaactttattttagttcatggaattattgtatatggagaaagtttcctctactctaatatttttttgcgtacgttagttaaatgaactaaaaaaaaaaaaacgggaaaaaattatacgcaaatgaagtaaaaagtttattatttctttaaatttgtaaattttactacaaatgcgtctatcatgaacttcgtatgtcacttaaGACATtcatgcaattttgaactccaattttttgtttcaaactacaaaattttctttaacaagtgaaaaaaattaattatgtctaataaattttcttgaatttatcgaaaaatattttcttatatttgtgatatcggcgtgatgtcagcgtttgtaatactgtttagttaaaattttctaaaatattaaaaaatttctaaaattaactaaatgttttcttcctggtgggttcactgtttttttagtgtatagattttgtagaagtctaacaaaatgttgtccaaatcgggtcagatttaaatatatgtatatgggaacataatccTTTACGTATAGCATTCAACAAATTTGATaacttgagatggtatcaaaaatgttggtccacaaagtgcacgcacagaaaaaaaacatgtttggacatggttgccgcatccatttaatacttatctagagcatgtaattgtcgcgaaaacaatgtattttgtctttgtaaaaataattttacagaTGTATGCTAGCAATAAGCATACATctgtaaatggttctcaaaaaccgcaaacatgttccattattgaaatgatagaattttagaccattacatggtcagaaATATTATGTACCTGTCCATtcaagttttcgactttttgcagggaaaacaaTTAAGTAcacctcacacaagaggtgtttaattgattccttttcctccgcatcatgacagctcgtaCAGTAGCCATTATACTTTGCactaatagtttttgcaaattcgcctatcaggcagcgacccattatagcagatatcagaagtgatatctgacgtcctgagaacactagcatatctagtgtgcggttcaagtttaaatggggccatatttgcttggtttgctcgttacaacccttgcaattctcccatcaaacagttgccatcataacagccttcacacgcagtaagagcttgcaggtagccaaagacataccaatagattctagttcccctggaatatttcaggtagttcctagccttgataACTCATCTACTTCTCAGTTCTCCGGTATGttgctatggccaggcacccatattaggtgaatattctacagctcagccatctcgttgagagatttgcgaaaggcgatggccgttttcgagttaaggtatGTGTTCCTTAAGGATTGTctatctgagtatatattaataccaacattttttggaacatgacttctcagccaattcgccacctctcttattgctaatatttcgtgaccatttaatttttaaactttttttgcagcgaaaagaattttataaaaacatttagtaggtacacatgattttcatattgcgcgtcagtcgcgtgttgatttttgcttggaatggacggagaatacggaattactgtgttttgtgttaatttatttattcagaagaggcacgtggttttatgtgaacacaaaaaaggatttcaacagacggacggacaggctcagatcgaatcagaatttcaccacgacccagaatatatatacttctataccatcctatggtggtataaaaatgtacatggttacatattgttgaaattgaaccaaaatagagtgtgtaaaattatgtaatgtttgcttgcacgacattataaatacaaataaacaatgaattagtttataaataaataaaaacaaataaataaagttagttttgtgtgtgtttcttttttctcaagtggcgtcctttttcgatgacgaaaaaagttttttcataaccatcaaaacattttaggttgtgaccatgttcttttaactggaagaaaaacatttttgacgaataccataccaTTTTAGATCgcgaccattgtcttttgattcaaactaaattatttttatcaatacaaTAACAttgtagatgaggacaattttatttttcttagaaccatgttcactgagccaacatggttacaggtgaaaatgttacatggtcgtggcaaaaatagctcttatcatattattttgctcttcaaatatgattgtggcaatcatgtttcttctctgtgtgtggtGCATCGTATATTATAGCTGGCcctgtccgactttagacttcccttacGCAACCTTTAGTTCCGGATCAGCAAAGCGGGCCGGATTAAGGTAGTAAGATCTGTACAATCTGTATGatttaattgttattatttttataccctccaccattggatgggggtatattaactttgtcattccgtttgtaacacatcgaaatattgctctaagaccccataaagtatatatattctgggtcgtggtgaaattctgagtcgatctgagcatgtccgtccgtccatccgtttattgaaatcacgctaacttccgaacgaaacaagctatcgacttgaaacttggtacaagtagttgttattgatgtaggtcggatggtattgcaaatgggccatatcggtccacttttacgtatagcccccatataaacggacccccaaatttgccttgcagatcctctaagagaagcaaatttcatccgatccggctgaaatttggtacatggtgttactatatggtctttaacaaccatgcaaaaattggtctacatcggtccgtaattttatatagcccccatataaaccgatcccccgatttgccttgcggagcctttaagagaagcgaatatcatccgatccggctgaaatttggtaaatggtgttagtatattgtatctaacaaccatgcaaaaattggtccactttggtccaaaattatatataaccttcggagcctcttggaagaccaaaattcatcggattcagttgaaatttggtacatggtgttaatatatggcctcacacACGCATGCAcaaattgatcgaaatcggtctataattatatatagcctccatataaaccgatccccagattttaccttcggagcctcttggaagaccaaaattcatctgattcagttgatatttggtacgtggtgttaatatatggcctcaaacacccatgcacaaattggtcgaaatcggtccataattatatatagcccccatataaaccgatccccagatttgacctccggtgccttttggagaagcaaaattcatccgatctggttgaaatttggtacgtggtggtagaatatgatatttaacaaccgtgccaaaagtggtccatatcagtccataatcatatataggccccttataaaccgatcccgatattttggagcctcttggattagcaaatttcatccgagtcagttgaaatttggtgtattgcgctggtatatggccgttaaggaccatgcctaactaggtctatatcggtctatagttatatatagctctcagattaatcgatccctaatcacaaaaaattggtccatatcaagttcataattgtatatggcccccatataagcaactcccatatttcaattctggctctctacgtaccgtgcgaaagttcatatcgattcgtaattatttgtagactaactcacaatttagaaaacgatgttaagaagttttaagataccacaacccaagtaattcgattgtgggtgacagtctttcgtagaagtttctacgcaatccatggtggagggtaagatacataagattcggcctggccaaacttacagccgtatatacttgttcctttATGagaaagtaaagggtgatacggtcaaaatttggtcaatgtaaacttgacgtatttctttcaattttgcatttaaaaaacctgaacacccctcattttgaaggtgtgtgtgtgtagaatgttgctcctattttgattttggaattgactcttcagttgtcaaaatgccgtccaagcaagaagagcagcgtatcaaaattttgctcgcgcatcgcgaaaatacgagctactcgcacgcaaggcTGGCAAAATcgataaaagttgccaaatcaaccgttacaaatgtaattaaagtggttggggaatgtttgtcgacagccaggaattcttgatcagggagaaatcgaaaaccggaagccgctgagacgacaaagagagttgccggtagtttcaagcgaaaccctaacctctctctccgagatgccgcaaataagctgggtgtatcgtctacaatcgtgcatcgagccaaaaaacgagccggactattgacttacaagaaggtagtgactcaaatcgcgatgataaacaaaatacgacggccaaaacgcgatcccggaggctgtacacgacgatgctgacgaagtttgactgcgtggtaatggacgacgaaacctacgtcaaagccgactacaagcagcttccgggacaggagttttatacggcaaaaagaaggggaaaggtagcagatattttcaagcacataaaactgtcaaagttcgcaaagaaatatctggtttggcaagccatctgtacctgtggcttgaaaagcagcattttcatagcttccgggactgtcaaccaagaaatttacgtgaaagagtttttgaataaacgtctgctgcctttcctgaagaaacacggttgttccgtactgttttggccggatttggcatcttgccattacggtaaaaaggccatggagtggtacgccgccaacaacgtgcaggtgtttcccatggacaagaaccctcccaacacgccagagctccgcccaattgagaaatactgggctagtgtcaagcggaacctaaagaagaccaaacaaactgctaagaacgagcagcagttcaaggcaaactggctttctgcggcgaagaaggtggacaaggtggctgtacaaaatctgatggcaggtgtcaagcgtgaggcccggcaattcggatttggaaaagcgaaagcctaactaaatatttttcctgaattttatactaattgaacttgaaaaataaatttaatttgattttttaaataaacgatttcaccgatttacacgcgttttcccttgaccaaattttgaccgtatcaccctttaactaaATCGCATTTTAATAACTTTCATGTGTAATTATAAGGTGTATAAGGGCCACAAAAAATGGGCCGATATAAATTATCTTATTTCTACCTCTAAATATCACATTTGACGCCATTTGCGTACCGACAAACGTAGACATTTTAGAGAGAGAAATTCTGACCTTAGTCTATAGgctggcaaaatttaaataaatctgaaccgtatcaccctttatcacaaTGTGTATATGACCACTGTAATCCTGTTTGTTATTATTGATCTCGcacccagagaagaaatatgatcatgaGCAAAATTATACTATGTTATTATCTCAAAAATTATgcgaaaacaaaatgtttgcaacaaaaaaatgtcCATGTTCCCTGTCCCAAATcagcattttgctcttgaaacatatttgaggggatcatattccttcctTGGATGTagattattcaattaaaatatcaatatttcaacagcaaataaaaaataaaaaatttattcaaagtaaatatttaaaactaaTATGAAAAAACACATGCGCAATGTTTCAGTCTCTTCTTGGCTTAATTGAGCGGTCATGGGATGCGGCAAACCATTTATGCACGGCTACGAAATACTGACGATGGTAAATAGGTGTTCTGGGGTGTTTGAGGAGCTGGGCCAGCATGAATTTGAGCTTGAGAGGCGAAATTAAGGACAGGAGCAACACCACCGTTAATATTGTGAGAATTACCACCCAAGGCATTGTATTGATCTTGAATGGTACGTTGGGCATTGGCAGCATCAGCAGCGGTACGGTATTTGACAAAGTGCACTTCGGGTTTATTTTTACCGCTATGATTGATGGCATTGAGTTTATTGGCCAAATCTCCAATATCGGCTTGCTTGTTAAGGACATAGATGGCGGTCTTTTGATGGGCAGCTTGTTTGGCCAAAGCCAAAGCAGCATCTTCAAGGCCTTTGTTTTCGGGGCCTTTAATGAAAATTACACGAAGGCCTTGTTTAATGCTTCCCGACAGCCGCTGAAGAGCACTGGCATCTTCAAATTCATTTTCAGGAGCCGAAAAAGTATAGAATTCCTTTTGATATTCAGCAGGAGCAGAATAGGAAGGACTATTGTAGTTTTTGTTGGCACCACCAATGCTGGGACCAATTCCATTACCACCAGATACAGATCCAGCATCAGAGTGACCatgtggttcataattatatcccATATTTTCGGCACAAGCCACAGCAACCAAGCACAAGACCTATAAGTGACGAGAGGAGGGGGAAAGAGGTTAATAATCAAATtagcctttatttatgataatcCTCTTAATCAATTCCATGGGATGAAAACTTACAATGAATGAGCgcattttaatatttgatcTTTGGGTGATTTTTGGTTCTTTCCAAAGTGAAGTCTTAAATATTTATGAATATATCAATAGCAGCATGGCTcatctttatatatatatttttgcccgGATTATTTGCCAATGTTAATGACTTCCATTGGAATTTGCTGTAACGTTTATGGgtttcatattttattatattttttgcgTTTCAATGCTCGCCGTTGGTGATGGTGTTAGGTGATTATGACCTGAGATCTTAGCATTAGTTTAGTATCTCAATGGCTTACAATCATTggagtattattttttttttttttgtattttgagggGGAGGGATGTGCTTATTTTGTCCGAGGGCACTTTGTAATTATGACAGTAAAACCCCAATTATGATGGAATCTATCTTTTTGGCCAATGAGATAATCATAGATGTTATAGTGGTGGcgttaccaattttttttttattattttggtttaatttGTCAATATCATTTAGCCGTTTGCTAATctttgaaataaatgaaatgatatgTTTTGACTGCTGAgagttttttcttctttttttgtagTTGAGTGTCAATAGAAGTGTggcaattttggcaaatgtgTGAATTTCCCAGATGATCGATTGATTGCCGTTTAGTTTTTTTGCTTAATCGCCTCATATTTGGATGCTGGCTAAATCAAGGTTTATTATTGGAGATTTTTTTGTTCGATTATCATCAGTGTTTTTGTGCAGATAATGCGATTATTGTGAacgctttgttttttttgttctccattttatttattatatatatttttttctattctttttattAGATGCAATGCAATTTAGCTACTATTTTTCAGAGTTAACTCCACAACAATGCGtcataattatgttttttttttttttgttatgggaAAATATTCCAGTTTCTgtgttatacacacaaaaaaaatttctggttcaatcacgaaattaattgatccaattaattataccctccaccataggatggggggtatattaactttgtcattccgtttgtaacacatcgaaatattgctctaagatcccataaagtatatatattctgggtcgtggtgaaattctgagtcgatctgagcatgtccgtccgtccgtccgtctgttgaaatcacgctaacttccgaacgaaacaagctatcgacttgaaacttggcacaagtagttgttattgatgtaggtcggatggtattgcaaatgggccatatcggtccacttttacgtacactcaaaaaaaatttaactctctatttcactaaagccaatttaactttattttagttcatggaattattaagtttagagaaagttttctctactttaataattttttgtgtatgttagttaaattaactaaacccgaggaaaaaaatatactccaatgaagcataaagatgaactaaattcgtgtcttccacaaaatagttcagaatttctttaaatttgtaaattttaccaaaaatgcttccatcatgaacttcgtatgttactaaagacattcttgcaattttgaactccaagtttttccttcaaactacaaaattttctttaacaagtgaaaaaacttactcatgtctaataaattttgttgaatttgtcgaaaaatatgtacttatttttatgacatcggcgtgatgccaacgtttgtaatactgtttagttaaaattttctacaaatattcaaaattttctaaaattagccgaaagttttcttcctggtgggttcactgttttttcagtgtatagcccccatataaacggacccccaaatttggcttgcgaggcctttaagagaagcaaatttcatccgatccagctgaaatttggcacatggtgttagtatatggtctctaacaaccacgcaaaaattggttcacatcggtccataattatatatagcccccatataaaccgatcccccgatttggcttgcgaggcctctaagagaagcaaatttcatccgatccggctgaaatttggtacatagtgatagtatatggtctctaacaacc contains these protein-coding regions:
- the LOC142222293 gene encoding uncharacterized protein LOC142222293, whose protein sequence is MGYNYEPHGHSDAGSVSGGNGIGPSIGGANKNYNSPSYSAPAEYQKEFYTFSAPENEFEDASALQRLSGSIKQGLRVIFIKGPENKGLEDAALALAKQAAHQKTAIYVLNKQADIGDLANKLNAINHSGKNKPEVHFVKYRTAADAANAQRTIQDQYNALGGNSHNINGGVAPVLNFASQAQIHAGPAPQTPQNTYLPSSVFRSRA